One Amycolatopsis sp. NBC_00355 genomic window carries:
- a CDS encoding cytochrome P450, whose translation MITEFDTWGVHEQQFWLRGTTADQPVTFDAESGMWNVYGHAEASKVLSNPKLFSSNMMRLMAAEIGADIEEASAGELLYLDPPRHTRLRRLVNHAFTPKVLADLEPRIAGLTHDLLDEAKVTDRLELVSALAYPLPVIVIAELLGIPAGDRDLFRRWAESLIPSTSTEDVSIVGRFEGQEEVTETTLQQRKEFGEYLAEHIEDRRKHPREDLLSGLVHAEVEGEQLSDKEIATLADVLLLAGHVTTTMLLGNTILCLDAHPDEFARVRADRSRLPDVMEESLRYLPPFAVTSRATTAEAEVGGVTIPADQLVMVWLGAANRDPLVFDDPTEFRPGRDPNPHLTFSRGIHYCIGAGLARLEGRIALDILFDRFPTITTIPDEPPRFIRSSQMLNAFTLPLAVSS comes from the coding sequence ATGATCACCGAGTTCGACACCTGGGGCGTCCACGAACAGCAGTTCTGGCTGCGCGGCACCACGGCGGACCAGCCGGTCACCTTCGACGCCGAAAGCGGCATGTGGAACGTCTACGGCCACGCCGAGGCGTCGAAGGTGCTGAGCAACCCGAAACTGTTCTCCTCCAACATGATGCGGCTGATGGCCGCGGAGATCGGCGCCGACATCGAGGAGGCGTCGGCCGGGGAGCTGCTCTACCTCGACCCGCCGCGCCACACCCGGCTGCGCCGGCTCGTCAACCACGCCTTCACCCCCAAGGTCCTCGCCGACCTCGAACCGCGGATCGCCGGCTTGACCCACGACCTGCTCGACGAGGCGAAGGTGACCGACCGGCTGGAGCTGGTCAGCGCGCTGGCCTACCCGCTGCCGGTGATCGTGATCGCCGAGCTGCTCGGCATCCCGGCGGGCGACCGCGACCTGTTCCGCCGCTGGGCCGAGTCGCTGATCCCGTCGACGTCCACCGAGGACGTCTCGATCGTCGGCCGGTTCGAGGGCCAGGAAGAGGTCACCGAGACGACCCTGCAGCAGCGCAAGGAGTTCGGCGAGTACCTGGCCGAGCACATCGAGGACCGCCGCAAGCACCCGCGTGAGGACCTGCTGAGCGGGCTGGTGCACGCCGAGGTCGAGGGGGAGCAGCTCAGCGACAAGGAGATCGCGACGCTGGCCGACGTCCTGCTGCTGGCCGGGCACGTGACCACGACCATGCTGCTCGGCAACACGATCCTCTGCCTGGACGCGCACCCGGACGAGTTCGCCCGCGTCCGCGCGGACCGCTCGCGCCTGCCCGACGTGATGGAGGAGTCGCTGCGTTACCTCCCGCCGTTCGCCGTGACGTCCCGGGCGACCACGGCCGAGGCCGAGGTCGGCGGCGTGACGATCCCGGCCGACCAGCTCGTGATGGTCTGGCTCGGCGCCGCCAACCGCGACCCGCTGGTCTTCGACGACCCCACGGAGTTCCGCCCGGGCCGCGACCCGAACCCGCACCTGACGTTCTCGCGCGGCATCCACTACTGCATCGGGGCCGGCCTGGCCCGGCTCGAGGGCCGGATCGCGCTGGACATCCTCTTCGACCGGTTCCCGACGATCACCACCATCCCGGACGAGCCGCCGCGGTTCATCCGCAGCTCGCAGATGCTCAACGCCTTCACGCTGCCCCTCGCCGTCTCGTCGTGA
- the fabD gene encoding ACP S-malonyltransferase → MKAVIFPGQGAQVKGMGRELFDAYPEQADQASDLLGYSIRELCLDDPRRELNRTEFTQPALFVVGALAHRRWREQHPEAPAFYAGHSLGEYCALHAAGAFDFATGLRLVRRRGELMARAEGGGMIAVTGLDRDQVTALVREGEFCTLSVANDNSPQQCVVSGDAESIDDLGAFLQDRGVRWVRLRVSGGFHSALMRPAQQEFRRFLDAFDLGTPAVPVIANATARPYAPGTTAGVLADQIVQPVRWTETVRHLLDAGVTDFVELGGTVLTKLVEQTRAASRAPVLRPQDLGSAAFRARHGLRFAYVAGGMYRGIASPDLVTRLGRAGMLGFLGTGGSEPAEIERGIKEIQAALAEDQPYGVNFIANHDDPAAEEAVVDVLLRHGVRLVEASAFIQMTPALVRYRVTGLRRGPGGEPVCGHRVLAKVSRPEVAAAFLAPPPDAVLDRLRTYGAITAEQAELARRVPMSHDVTVEADSGGHTDGGIPTVLLPSLLELRRRAQAEHGYAEPICMGLAGGIGTPAAVAAAFVLGADYVLTGSVNQCTVEAATSDTVKDMLQDIDVQDTDYAPAGDMFELGSRVQVLRKGVFFPSRGNKLHALYSHHDGIDDLPAKTRAQLERTYFRKPLDDVWADVVAHLRASGRAELVERAEKQPKQKMALIFRRYFGYSARIALEGSREDKVNYQVHTGPALGSFNQWVKGTPHESWRNRHVDEIGLLLLDGAAQHLAAFSRVAKGQKT, encoded by the coding sequence GAAAGCGGTGATCTTCCCCGGCCAGGGCGCCCAGGTGAAGGGCATGGGCCGCGAGCTGTTCGACGCCTACCCGGAGCAGGCCGACCAGGCCTCGGACCTGCTCGGCTACTCGATCCGCGAGCTGTGCCTCGACGATCCCCGGCGCGAGCTGAACCGCACGGAGTTCACCCAGCCCGCGCTGTTCGTGGTCGGCGCGCTGGCCCACCGGCGGTGGCGCGAGCAGCATCCCGAAGCGCCCGCGTTCTACGCCGGGCACAGCCTCGGCGAGTACTGCGCGCTGCACGCCGCCGGCGCGTTCGACTTCGCGACGGGCCTGCGGCTCGTCCGGCGCCGGGGCGAGCTGATGGCCCGCGCCGAGGGCGGCGGCATGATCGCCGTCACCGGCCTCGACCGCGACCAGGTCACGGCGCTGGTGCGCGAAGGCGAGTTCTGCACCCTGTCGGTGGCGAACGACAACTCGCCCCAGCAGTGCGTCGTCTCGGGGGACGCCGAGTCGATCGACGACCTGGGCGCGTTCCTGCAGGACCGGGGCGTCCGCTGGGTCCGGCTGCGCGTGTCCGGCGGCTTCCACTCCGCGCTGATGCGGCCGGCCCAGCAGGAGTTCCGGCGTTTCCTCGACGCCTTCGACCTCGGCACGCCGGCCGTGCCGGTGATCGCCAACGCCACGGCGCGGCCGTACGCGCCCGGGACCACGGCCGGGGTGCTGGCCGACCAGATCGTGCAGCCGGTGCGCTGGACCGAAACCGTGCGGCACCTGCTCGACGCGGGCGTCACGGACTTCGTCGAGCTGGGCGGCACGGTGCTGACCAAGCTCGTCGAGCAGACGCGGGCCGCGTCCCGGGCGCCGGTGCTCCGGCCCCAGGACCTCGGCAGCGCCGCCTTCCGCGCACGGCACGGCCTCCGTTTCGCCTACGTCGCCGGCGGGATGTACCGCGGGATCGCGTCGCCGGACCTGGTCACCCGGCTGGGGCGCGCCGGGATGCTCGGCTTCCTCGGCACCGGCGGCAGCGAACCGGCCGAAATCGAGCGCGGGATCAAGGAGATCCAGGCCGCCCTGGCCGAGGATCAGCCCTACGGCGTCAACTTCATCGCGAACCACGACGACCCCGCCGCCGAGGAGGCCGTCGTCGACGTCCTGCTGCGGCACGGCGTCCGGCTGGTCGAGGCGTCGGCGTTCATCCAGATGACGCCCGCGCTCGTGCGCTACCGCGTCACCGGCCTGCGACGCGGACCCGGTGGCGAGCCGGTGTGCGGGCACCGGGTGCTGGCGAAGGTGTCCCGGCCCGAGGTCGCGGCGGCGTTCCTGGCCCCGCCGCCGGACGCGGTCCTGGATCGGCTCCGCACGTACGGCGCGATCACGGCCGAGCAGGCCGAGCTGGCCCGGCGGGTGCCGATGAGCCACGACGTCACCGTCGAGGCCGACTCCGGCGGGCACACCGACGGCGGCATCCCGACCGTGCTGCTGCCCTCGCTGCTCGAACTGCGCCGCCGGGCGCAGGCCGAACACGGCTACGCCGAGCCGATCTGCATGGGCCTGGCCGGCGGGATCGGCACGCCCGCCGCCGTCGCGGCCGCGTTCGTGCTCGGCGCCGACTACGTCCTCACCGGCTCGGTCAACCAGTGCACTGTCGAGGCCGCGACCAGTGACACGGTCAAGGACATGCTGCAGGACATCGACGTGCAGGACACCGACTACGCGCCGGCCGGTGACATGTTCGAGCTCGGCAGCCGGGTCCAGGTGCTGCGCAAAGGCGTGTTCTTCCCGTCGCGCGGCAACAAGCTCCACGCGCTCTACAGCCACCACGACGGCATCGACGACCTGCCCGCGAAGACCCGCGCGCAGCTGGAGCGCACCTACTTCCGCAAGCCTCTGGACGACGTCTGGGCCGACGTCGTGGCGCACCTGCGCGCGAGCGGCCGCGCGGAACTGGTGGAGCGCGCGGAAAAGCAGCCGAAGCAGAAGATGGCGCTGATCTTCCGGCGCTACTTCGGCTACAGCGCGCGGATCGCGCTGGAAGGCAGCCGCGAAGACAAGGTCAACTACCAGGTCCACACCGGACCGGCCCTGGGTTCCTTCAACCAGTGGGTGAAAGGCACCCCGCACGAGTCCTGGCGGAACCGGCACGTCGACGAGATCGGCCTGCTGCTGCTGGACGGTGCCGCCCAGCACCTCGCGGCGTTCTCACGAGTAGCGAAAGGACAGAAGACATGA